CGATTATCATCTTCTCTTACGCGTAATTCGTATGAATCCGAACATACCAAAGTGTATTCACCTAATATCCAATCCATTAAATCCCGTTTCTTAACACATTCGGCATGTGCTGACAATGAGAAAATGACAAGTAATCCTAAAATCGCGTATAGAGTTCTCATTCTTAATCTCCTACTATATCCAATTTTCTCGTTATATTTCTAATAGTTTTAGCAGAATAGACGACATTATAGACAGGTAACCCCCCTCTTTGACCCTTGAAGTAAGCACGAATTCTTTCAACTACATCTATTACAATTTTTTCGCCATTTTCAATTTGACTACCAACTGATGGTTCCAGTTCAAAAGTTATATCTACATAATTTACATTGTTACTTCTGACAGAACCTGCACGCACAAAAAATCTTTCCCCATAGAAATAGAATTGAAGAACAATTTTATCAGAGTAGTATTCTGAGCCAACTATACCTATAGCATCAGTGCTTCTCGGTATTATGACGTAAACGCCTTTCAAAGGTGGAGGTTCATGCCATCCCTTTTCGCCAGCGTTAATACTGGCAAAAACATTATACCTGTTAATATGTCTGTATTGAGATTCCTCCCTAACTAAATATATTACCTCTTGTTCTTCCTCCAATTCATCTCTATCACAAGACAAAATAGAGATACTTCCAAGCAAAATCAAGAAAACCAAAGGGATCCTTTTACCTTTCATTTGAATTTCCTCGCGTTAATATCGCGAAGGTAAAAAATCATTTGACAATGATTAAATTTTCGCGTATACTTAAAATGGAATGTGGTAGGAGGCGAAAAGCCTCCTACGCATTAAACACGAAACGATATGGCTACAAGCAAAAAAGTGCCATATTGAGAATCTGACTTGGGAGGTATCGGATGGCAGTCCATGCCTCCCCCTTCTCATGTGTAATTATACCCTGTCTAAAAAAGCATGTCAAATTAAAAATAGACAACTACATACAAATTACAGTCGTCCAACTAATTCCTTAAAATATACCCAGTCGCATGAATCACGCCCTTAGCAGATTCTACATCTCCAGTCTAAAGACTGGAGTTTTGAATCTGAAGAGGATGATAAACCAGAATGGTTTCCGAGGACCACCCCGTGAAACTACAAATAGGAATCCACACGAAAAAATAAAGGAATACATAAGATGTCAAATCAAACAACGAAAGTCCGCGCGGCAGTCGTCGGGCTTGGTTGGCCCGGGATGCAACATCTCAAAGGCTATACACTTGACCCGCGTTCAGAGGTTATCGCTGTCTGCGACTTGGATAAGGCGCGCGTCCGAGAGGTGGCAAAGCAACATAAAATACCGAATACGTATACCGACCACTTGGAAATGCTGAAGAATCAGGATATTGATGCTGTGAGTGTCTGTCTGCCCAACTTCCTCCACGCGCCTATTTCTATTGATGCCCTGAACGCTGGCAAACATGTGCTTTGTGAAAAACCTCCTGCTCGGAGTGCTCAGGAGGCGAAGGCTATGGCGGATACAGCCGCTCAAAATGGAAAGACCTTAATGTACGCCCTCGTGCAGCGATTCGATGGAAATTCTCAGCATCTCAAGCAGCTTGTTGAAGGCGGCAAACTTGGCGACGTTTATTTCGGTAAAGCTGCTTACGTCCGACGGCGCGGCGTTCCTATCGGCAAAGAAGGCTGGTTTGTTGATAAAGAACGCGCAGGCGGCGGCGCGCTCATTGACATCGGCGTTCATGCGTTAGATTGTATCTGGTGGCTCATGAACTCCCCCAGACCGATTGAAGTCATGGGCACGTCGTATTCTCACTTTGGACACCTCGTGCCAGACGATGTTAAATACGATGTTGATGACGGGACCTTCGCCCAAATCCGCTTTGAAAACGGCGCGACGATTATCCTTGAAACAACATGGGCACTGAACCTGCCGGGCGACAATTACATTAAAATCGCTGGAACAAAAGCAGGTGTGACGCTCAACCCGTTCACCCTTTACACGGAAGAAAATGGTAAGGAAGTGGATAAACCGCTCAGTGCACCTTCTATTAACGGCTTTGACGAAGAGGTAAAGCACTTCGTGGAATGCATCGTTGATGGCAAGAAACCTATCTCCTCAGCGGAACAGGGCATCATGCTGATGCAGATGCTTGACGGTATTTACGAATCTGCGGAAAAGGGACGATCTGTGCCTATCGTAGATTTAGGTACCGCGACCGGATGAACTCCCTCTATCTGACATTCCAGGTCTATTTGGCATTTGCGAGGAAGTCCTTCCAGAAGCAGATGCAATATCGGGTTGCGAACCTTGCAGGGTTGATTACCAATTTCTTCTTTCTGTTGGTGTATGTTTTTGTCTATACTGCTTTTTATGCGGTCTATACCGGTCCGCAGCCCCTCAATCTGGATGAAGTTATCACCTATTTTGTTCTCTGTCAGTCTTCTTTCATGCTTATGCCGTTTTGGGGGGCGCGATCTGAAGTTACGAACGCGATTAAAGACGGCAGCGTTGCACTCCAATTAACGAAGCCGGTTGACTTCCAGACGTATTGGTTCACGGATGAATTCGGTAAAGCCTGTTATTACCTGCTCATGCGGGGACTTCCAACTTTTCTTATCAGTATTTTCTTCTTCAAGGTTGCG
This genomic stretch from Candidatus Poribacteria bacterium harbors:
- a CDS encoding ABC-2 family transporter protein — encoded protein: MNSLYLTFQVYLAFARKSFQKQMQYRVANLAGLITNFFFLLVYVFVYTAFYAVYTGPQPLNLDEVITYFVLCQSSFMLMPFWGARSEVTNAIKDGSVALQLTKPVDFQTYWFTDEFGKACYYLLMRGLPTFLISIFFFKVAIPQQPTVLIAFASSMTLSILMSAAITITIFSSAFWTLDTTGISGISYSIIFLFSGMLVPIALWPEWLAHIARWLPFEGLIDVPFSIYLGKITGIKIWIAISKQMAWNLFFIGLGRLLLSRGFSRLVIQGG
- a CDS encoding Gfo/Idh/MocA family oxidoreductase, with amino-acid sequence MSNQTTKVRAAVVGLGWPGMQHLKGYTLDPRSEVIAVCDLDKARVREVAKQHKIPNTYTDHLEMLKNQDIDAVSVCLPNFLHAPISIDALNAGKHVLCEKPPARSAQEAKAMADTAAQNGKTLMYALVQRFDGNSQHLKQLVEGGKLGDVYFGKAAYVRRRGVPIGKEGWFVDKERAGGGALIDIGVHALDCIWWLMNSPRPIEVMGTSYSHFGHLVPDDVKYDVDDGTFAQIRFENGATIILETTWALNLPGDNYIKIAGTKAGVTLNPFTLYTEENGKEVDKPLSAPSINGFDEEVKHFVECIVDGKKPISSAEQGIMLMQMLDGIYESAEKGRSVPIVDLGTATG